A region from the Bactrocera dorsalis isolate Fly_Bdor chromosome 1, ASM2337382v1, whole genome shotgun sequence genome encodes:
- the Taiman gene encoding nuclear receptor coactivator 2 isoform X3, with amino-acid sequence MSIVAAENAGLGPCDLPDSWAPNTNNSNNNITSIVANSRDISSLSAVTENSSNTAVPLNIDNNISSNIVFFKNQSSPTTTAIQPTTSFGFSPTSTARATTSTTSSLIYKVPLSSPAAATAAVTVSPASIGSVVTSLGVGLVPSIPTCVSVTGTSTGGTGAFAGVLLSSPISAGGSSNSISAQKTITNYQVNNVNNNANNTGNTSVRSLTLPLQQQQLQLQQQNGLLLHNKQSNQNNNNSSLVNNNHHKNSNNFNLILRQKAAATVSLAAALQNSITMNAVASPISNNPATPTRKIRRKTDPKANLPQSQINKCNNEKRRRELENNYIEQLSEFLQLNKRGDTASTKPDKAAILNQVVKTYREFCDKGQSRDISSSTSTTASSALNSTTPNNNNSSSTSKSNDNRNNTASTRCLRCATDNCSIHPVQQGDVSSTEPPLPEPSLLNGQVPEISAYFEALEHYLSSVDWVLLQVTADGIIESCTQNIRELIGYDKQELFRKPLYQYLHSDDHAKLNPIINNMPYGVSGNATGDIGCGSGSQSGWNDLEDANSGTNSQHSTASLGPGSAKAKRNIAAKVRMLVKDLRSATQTSMTHQNDALDQKTVGQHINPEKYEEVMLLATPMKDDGDTTSSILCLITRPEDEPAIQQIQPQAIEHLTFKLDVHGKILNLDVTALRQPYRQHLSSWLGRLLQDLCHPQDLNALKSHLREVQESAASVHLMNSPSSHSPGGTPATLIHPPIANVMSRPFRLRLGAPDVYVHVKANSRLFLNQSQTEGDYIMSLQTLLNTDNDIGGGGISGLNIGGIGNSSMMPSSSLSTMSPSPSLVSPLSLPLDSLVNNNSSCSSSSASALASVSSGVHMLGGLVGGGGMPPLTTQTTNVGGPLMTSAVINGTGSGTQRNNPAVATSASTSNNSNLVNSFTASPAGPEATIFYSSDPFDFDLAHSSFEMDATGWTDSRPNSRASVTTPVSTPRPPSAGHGFSPAVCASPSTPYQLSSHSAASLPSPQSNTSQPSSAGPGVSGGPFGFGFPAFETSDKNNDKDHMNASINSSSSISGNNSGPQGGSSGALSGPANLPNGGPPLLTTVANMTQLSAQPNPPQPESERLRHLLTNKSHSMTSGMNPADGDKDHLSLRHKFYNQSLLNSDDDKDGGGAGGSNRGSSGMFKMGATGISNARLFGGGALPKSSNSSNPMLLSLLNEKSEDDDGKGPSLGRQSELMRQLQKDDGHYSHSHGHSHGQHHSKDMSQEDLLKSLKYQGDPTTRKRSLNEPDDGILAKRESDRPSKLRESNKMLASLLENPPKNPIVTVPPQVKTIPDIAPSASRVNSTLGVMSVSAPNSLGGMPPKSGIMTTTSSISAGGSSVGAGGRSNSMRKQFSDAYLTLQQQQHQQQLHLQQQQQQQQCLGNIQRSSHQQPTQLSQPQINFASSDAFGTSSHNTTATSGTANVTASIVTSQANSQLAAPSGADGDSELSKILDSVMDYVSDDGPFVSAPTPTALAGLTQQEINERMAINAIQNSLMVETSQLQQQQHHQQQPQPPAYPGNIMGSGTGGNLTQQQQQLQLQHHLQMLQRQQAAIGGNQQSTQVQQMLEVLRVNANQSFQRPPPMYSASRNRGPMNTVTTPGGSVLPAHQQYRIRQQQQQQQQQKERLLQQQQKQQLLVPESATARTDQLCLNPNINNIGSLLNNTVAPNVALSRTNLPPDSQLSPNFAQNLLQQQQLSPGQRNAPFSPQTNAGYAPQYSQSGQRLSPHHQQHISQQQQQVNAQQQQQMAFQAAQAANANVTPQLSPRQPPFGGGAGGVQSPTGMPSSQQWNASGNVSTPSVQLSGNVTTQRGHSLQQHNPMLSAQLQQGVSPYTTRPYQNQRRSLNSPNGGGVSGNAVTSNIGTNVGLQRQNSFQGGESGGFSGGTSNSPSPQSPYGGPSSNVFQQQQMQRMQRQSSVPQTTQHLPGSPRPFIANVNHENIVGTSGNGAATSLGVNGGVSVGGSVGIVGFGGMMYNNMQHAAHATSQQTQNEFYGRAQAGNAANSSDFVKQELRAIVSGRAQQQAAAAGGAGASSGGNGVPGGGGGNVGPGGLRITSTPQSPLSSAQQGPMSGGNSGGLNSTNSLSMQQHQSGSIGTGVSQNALLNTPDPSMNFSFDAQDFFGNNATR; translated from the exons GCTTGGCCCATGTGATTTACCAGATTCGTGGGCACCAAACacaaataatagcaacaacaatattactAGTATCGTTGCAAATAGTAGAGACATCTCATCGTTATCAGCAGTCACAGAAAATTCATCAAACACGGCTGTCCCTCTTAATATTGACAACAATATTAGCTCGAATATTGTGTTCTTCAAGAACCAAAGCAGTCCAACTACAACTGCCATTCAACCGACCACTTCTTTCGGCTTTTCACCAACATCAACGGCAAGAGCAACAACATCAACCACTTCCAGTCTTATATACAAGGTGCCTCTCTCATCGCCAGCCGCTGCTACAGCCGCTGTTACTGTTTCACCAGCCAGCATTGGTAGTGTAGTAACGTCTTTAGGTGTGGGTCTGGTACCCTCAATACCGACGTGTGTGTCCGTTACTGGAACGAGTACCGGTGGAACTGGAGCTTTTGCTGGTGTACTGTTATCAAGCCCAATATCAGCTGGTGGTAGTAGCAATAGTATTTCGGCtcaaaaaacaattacaaattaTCAAGTAAACAACGTCAATAATAACGCAAATAACACTGGCAATACCAGCGTTAGAAGTCTAACACTTCCattgcagcaacagcaactacaattgcaacaacaaaacggcTTATTGCTACATAACAAACAGAGcaaccaaaacaacaataacagctcTTTAGTGAATAATAACCAccataaaaatagcaacaattttaatttaatactacGACAGAAGGCTGCAGCAACTGTAAGTTTAGCCGCCGCACTTCAAAATTCAATCACCATGAATGCGGTAGCTTCGCCAATCTCAAACAACCCAGCGACGCCGACtcgaaaaattagaagaaaaacTGATCCGAAAGCCAATTTG CCACAATCACAGATTAATAAATGTAATAACGAGAAAAGGCGTCGCGAATTGGAAAACAATTATATCGAGCAATTGTCCGAGTTTTTACAACTCAACAAACGCGGTGATACAGCCTCAACGAAACCAGACAAGGCAGCAATACTGAACCAAGTAGTGAAAACG TATCGTGAGTTTTGTGACAAGGGCCAAAGCCGTGATATTTCTTCCTCAACGTCGACTACCGCTTCTTCAGCTCTCAATTCGACGACAcctaataacaacaatagcagctcAACTTCTAAAAGCAACGATAATCGAAATAATACAGCATCTACACGTTGTTTACGATGTGCAACTGACAATTGCTCTATCCATCCAGTACAACAAGGTGACGTTTCATCGACCGAACCCCCATTGCCGGAGCCATCACTGCTTAACGGTCAGGTGCCCGAAATATCTGCCTATTTTGAGGCGTTGGAACATTACCTCTCTTCAGTCGATTGGGTGCTTTTACAAGTCACTGCAGACGGGATAATCGAGTCGTGTACGCAGAATATACGAGAGCTAATCGGCTATGACAAACAGGAACTGTTTCGTAAACCACTATATCAGTACCTACACTCCGACGATCATGCGAAATTAAAtccaattataaataatatgccGTATGGAGTTAGCGGAAATGCAACTGGTGACATTGGTTGTGGTAGCGGTAGCCAAAGTGGCTGGAATGATTTGGAAGATGCGAATAGTGGTACAAATTCGCAACATTCAACAGCTTCGTTAGGTCCAGGAAGTGCTAAAGCTAAAAGAAATATAGCAGCTAAAGTCCGAATGCTAGTGAAAGATTTGCGTTCGGCTACTCAAACATCTATGACGCACCAAAACGATGCTTTGGATCAGAAAACTGTCGGACAACATATAAACCCCGAAAAATATGAGGAAGTTATGCTGCTAGCAACACCGATGAAAG aCGATGGTGATACAACGTCCTCCATATTGTGTTTGATTACGCGTCCCGAAGATGAACCGGCCATACAACAGATACAACCGCAGGCCATAGAGCATTTAACCTTTAAACTTGACGTACACGGCAAGATACTCAATTTGGATGTAACCGCACTTCGTCAACCCTATCGTCAACATTTAAGTAGTTGGTTGGGACGCCTTTTGCAGGATCTTTGTCATCCGCAAGACTTAAATGCTCTGAAATCACACTTACGCGAGGTTCAAGAGTCAGCTGCTTCAGTCCATTTGATGAACTCTCCATCATCACACTCACCTGGTGGAACGCCTGCAACACTCATTCATCCTCCCATTGCGAATGTGATGTCACGTCCATTTAGATTGCGTCTGGGCGCACCCGATGTTTATGTCCATGTTAAGGCGAATTCACGACTTTTTTTAAATCAGTCGCAAACTGAGGGAGATTATATTATGTCTCTGCAAACATTACTTAACACGGATAACGATATAGGCGGAGGAGGTATAAGTGGATTGAACATCGGAGGTATCGGGAACAGTAGTATGATGCCATCTAGCAGTTTGTCAACAATGTCGCCTAGTCCATCGTTAGTTTCGCCCCTTTCTCTGCCCTTGGACTCACTTGTTAATAACAATTCGTCATGCTCCTCTTCGTCGGCGTCAGCTTTAGCAAGTGTAAGTAGCGGTGTACATATGTTAGGAGGACTAGTTGGAGGTGGTGGTATGCCACCACTCACCACGCAAACTACTAATGTGGGTGGACCACTGATGACTTCAGCTGTTATCAATGGTACAGGGAGTGGTACACAACGTAACAATCCTGCTGTGGCAACATCGGCATCGACTTCGAATAATTCCAATCTGGTGAATTCGTTTACCGCATCGCCTGCTGGACCCGAAGCAACGATTTTCTATAGTTCCGACCCTTTTGATTTTGACTTGGCACATTCCAGTTTTGAAATGGACGCCACTGGTTGGACGGATTCGCGTCCAAACTCTCGCGCTTCTGTTACTACCCCAGTAAGCACTCCGCGTCCACCGTCAGCGGGACATGGTTTCAGTCCGGCAGTATGTGCTTCACCATCTACACCATATCAATTGTCGTCACACTCAGCTGCGAGCTTGCCTTCGCCTCAGTCAAATACAAGTCAGCCGTCATCTGCTGGTCCCGGGGTTAGTGGAGGGCcatttggttttggttttcCGGCGTTTGAAACAAGTgataaaaataatgataaagaCCACATGAACGCTAGCATAAACAGCAGTAGCAGCATAAGTGGCAATAATTCTGGACCTCAAGGTGGTTCCAGTGGTGCGTTGAGCGGCCCTGCAAATTTACCAAATGGTGGTCCGCCATTACTTACCACTGTTGCTAACATGACTCAACTATCTGCACAGCCGAATCCACCCCAACCGGAATCAGAGCGTTTACGGCACTTATTAACAAATAAATCGCATTCAATGACCTCAGGAATGAACCCGGCCGATGGTGATAAAGATCATCTTAGCCTGCGCCATAAG TTTTACAATCAGAGTCTACTGAATTCCGATGATGATAAGGATGGTGGAGGTGCCGGCGGTAGCAACAGGGGTTCGTCCGGAATGTTCAAAATGGGCGCTACTGGTATATCGAATGCGCGCCTATTTGGTGGTGGTGCATTACCAAAATCTTCGAACTCCAGCAATCCCATGTTACTGTCG CTGCTTAACGAAAAATCGGAGGATGATGATGGAAAAGGACCTTCGCTTGGTCGACAAAGTGAATTGATGCGTCAACTACAAAAGGACGATGGTCATTATAGTCATTCACACGGTCATAGCCACGGGCAACATCACTCCAAGGACATGTCGCAAGAGGATTTACTAAAAAGTTTAAAGTACCAGGGTGATCCTACAACTCGCAAGCGTTCGCTCAATGAACCGGATGATGGCATATTAGCAAAACGTGAAAGTGACCGCCCATCCAAGTTACGTGAGAGCAATAAAATGCTTGCCTCGCTGTTAGAAAATCCGCCAAAGAATCCTATAGTCACTGTACCACCTCAAGTCAAAACTATACCTGACATTGCACCTTCAGCAAGCCGCGTCAACTCGACACTCGGTGTTATGAGTGTTTCAGCGCCGAATAGTCTAGGTGGCATGCCACCAAAAAGCGGCATAATGACGACGACCTCATCAATTAGTGCAGGAGGCAGTTCTGTCGGAGCCGGTGGACGGAGCAATAGTATGCGCAAACAATTTTCCGATGCCTACCTCACgctgcaacagcagcaacatcagcaacaactccacctacaacaacaacaacaacaacaacaatgtttaGGTAACATTCAACGTTCTTCACATCAGCAGCCAACACAACTATCTCAACCGCAAATAAACTTTGCTTCATCGGACGCCTTCGGAACATCTTCACATAACACCACAGCTACCTCAGGGACAGCCAACGTCACAGCGTCAATTGTGACGTCACAAGCAAACTCCCAATTAGCCGCTCCTAGCGGCGCTGATGGCGATTCAGAATTATCTAAGATTTTGGATAGCGTTATGGACTATGTTTCAGACGATGGGCCATTTGTATCAGCACCTACTCCCACTGCCTTGGCTGGATTAACGCAGCAAGAGATTAATGAACGCATGGCTATCAACGCTATTCAAAATTCATTGATGGTCGAGACATCTCAactgcaacagcagcaacatcatCAACAACAGCCGCAACCGCCAGCCTATCCTGGCAACATAATGGGGAGTGGCACTGGAGGGAATTTaactcagcaacaacaacagctacagcTCCAGCATCACCTGCAGATGTTGCAAAGGCAGCAGGCTGCAATTGGAGGCAATCAACAGTCAACTCAGGTACAACAAATGTTGGAGGTACTACGTGTCAACGCCAATCAAAGTTTCCAACGACCGCCACCTATGTATTCGGCGTCGCGTAACAGGGGCCCAATGAATACTGTTACGACACCTGGAGGCTCTGTTTTGCCAGCGCATCAGCAGTACCGAATtcgtcaacaacagcaacagcaacaacaacagaaagaGCGTCTTcttcagcaacaacaaaagcaacagcttTTGGTTCCTGAGAGTGCAACAGCGCGCACAGACCAGTTAT GTCTAAATCCGAACATCAACAACATTGGTTCGCTGTTAAATAACACAGTAGCGCCAAATGTCGCCTTGTCTCGTACCAACTTGCCGCCCGATTCGCAACTGAGTCCGAATTTTGCACAGAATTTacttcaacaacaacagttaAGTCCAGGGCAACGTAATGCACCATTTAGTCCACAAACGAATGCAG GTTATGCACCGCAATATTCACAAAGCGGACAACGTCTATCGCCCCATCATCAACAGCATATttcacagcagcaacaacaagtgaatgctcagcaacaacaacagatggCGTTTCAGGCTGCCCAAGCAGCAAACGCTAATGTCACTCCGCAGCTATCACCACGCCAACCGCCTTTTGGTGGAGGAGCAGGTGGTGTACAATCACCTACAGGCATGCCGTCATCACAACAATGGAATGCAAGTGGTAATGTTAGTACGCCAAGTGTACAACTAAGTGGAAATGTGACAACTCAACGCGGTCATTCATTACAACAACACAATCCTATGTTAAGCGCGCAGTTACAA CAGGGTGTTAGTCCTTATACAACACGTCCGTATCAAAATCAGCGGCGAAGTCTCAACTCTCCGAACGGAGGGGGTGTATCTGGCAATGCAGTTACAAGTAATATCGGAACTAATGTCGGTCTGCAGCGGCAAAATTCTTTTCAAGGTGGTGAATCTGGTGGTTTTAGTGGTGGTACCTCAAATTCCCCATCTCCACAGTCACCATATGGTGGGCCCAGCTCAAACGTAttccagcaacaacaaatgcaacgaATGCAACGGCAGAGTAGCGTTCCGCAAACTACCCAACATTTACCTG